From Methanoculleus oceani, a single genomic window includes:
- a CDS encoding DUF72 domain-containing protein, which yields MEVRVGTSGWAYAWNRGGSLAWFVEHSGLNAIELNASFYGFPSEKSVSSWAGAGSGLRWSVKVNRSVTHRHRFNEKAIGVWERFRERFLPLDDLVDFYLFQAPPALADVDRIIAFLEAIDLGRRCAVEVRNPAVLGDDEACRRLQEATLLVSVDSPDFRERVFPGDTVYLRMHGREGWYRHDYTDGELAGIRDGIAAIGPERAYVFFNNDHAMLEDARTMMRLFREVPPV from the coding sequence ATGGAGGTCCGTGTCGGCACGAGCGGGTGGGCGTATGCATGGAACCGGGGAGGCAGCCTCGCGTGGTTCGTCGAGCACTCCGGCCTGAACGCTATCGAACTAAACGCGAGTTTTTACGGGTTCCCATCGGAGAAATCCGTCAGTTCATGGGCCGGTGCGGGGTCGGGGCTGCGGTGGAGCGTCAAGGTGAACCGGTCGGTCACCCACCGGCACCGGTTCAACGAGAAGGCGATCGGTGTCTGGGAGCGGTTCCGCGAGAGGTTCCTCCCGCTTGACGATCTCGTGGATTTCTACCTCTTCCAGGCACCCCCGGCGCTCGCGGACGTCGATCGCATCATCGCTTTTCTCGAGGCGATCGACCTCGGCCGGCGGTGTGCCGTGGAGGTCAGGAACCCCGCTGTGCTCGGTGACGACGAGGCGTGCCGGAGGCTGCAGGAAGCAACCCTTCTGGTCTCGGTCGACTCTCCCGACTTTCGGGAACGGGTATTTCCCGGCGATACCGTCTACCTCAGGATGCACGGGCGGGAGGGCTGGTACCGGCACGACTATACCGACGGTGAACTTGCGGGAATCAGGGATGGGATAGCCGCCATCGGCCCGGAGCGGGCGTATGTCTTCTTCAATAACGATCACGCAATGCTCGAGGACGCGAGGACGATGATGCGCCTCTTCCGCGAGGTGCCGCCTGTCTGA
- a CDS encoding cache domain-containing protein, translated as MRITAIIVALLIAVAVLGAGCTEESQPPLQGTGDSVLQDAVSGINDELESVRASTAEDARVLGETGLTSAAGKEAVRQTMLNHPWAESALVISSDGIVVMAVPENYADLVNSDLSGQPQAERAVREQAPVVSEVFYLEEGFYGATQSYPVFGEEYLGFVSIAYRSDALIERVIAPLTNGTPYDVWVTQTDGRVIYDTTPEEIGKNLFSDPGYQSPGLQEAFGRIVAEPSGTVEYSFWDRNWERMVTKEAKWDTAGIDGAEWRVVVTRSTDAGEQQGAISERPPAKDAADEMKAFVAGAAAYAREHGRDEALAAFNNPDGEFVRGELYIFAYDMNGTVLALPFQQALIGTDRSGVHDSSGVAYIHSMSRAAAEGGGSVYYVYPNPARGYAEELKLGYVLPVDGTWFVGSGIYVPEVGTEFNTQARETLVQRVKSARDYAQVHGKEAACAAFNDLSGDFADGGAYIFAYGTDGTTLALPYQSEFIGTKRLSLEDRYGVRVIMLEIAAAEAGGGFVYVTYYNPDTGLDGLKLCYVAPVDGEWFVGSGVYA; from the coding sequence ATGCGAATAACCGCAATAATTGTCGCCCTTCTCATCGCCGTCGCGGTGCTCGGGGCAGGCTGCACGGAAGAGAGTCAGCCCCCCCTGCAGGGAACCGGGGATTCGGTCCTCCAGGATGCCGTCTCCGGGATAAACGACGAACTGGAGTCGGTCCGGGCCTCGACAGCGGAGGACGCCCGGGTGCTCGGGGAGACCGGGCTCACGAGTGCCGCCGGGAAGGAGGCCGTGCGGCAGACGATGCTGAACCACCCCTGGGCGGAGTCGGCGCTGGTGATCTCGAGCGACGGCATCGTGGTTATGGCCGTGCCCGAGAATTACGCCGACCTGGTGAACAGCGATCTCTCGGGCCAACCGCAGGCGGAGCGGGCAGTCCGGGAGCAGGCACCGGTGGTCAGCGAAGTCTTTTACCTGGAGGAAGGATTCTACGGGGCCACCCAGAGTTATCCCGTCTTCGGGGAGGAATACCTTGGATTCGTGAGTATCGCATACCGGTCCGACGCCCTCATCGAGCGGGTGATCGCGCCCCTGACGAACGGCACCCCGTACGACGTCTGGGTGACGCAGACCGACGGACGGGTGATCTACGACACGACTCCCGAGGAGATCGGGAAGAACCTCTTCTCGGACCCGGGATACCAGTCCCCGGGACTCCAGGAGGCGTTTGGCCGTATCGTTGCCGAACCGTCCGGAACTGTCGAGTACTCGTTCTGGGACCGGAACTGGGAGCGGATGGTGACGAAGGAGGCGAAATGGGATACCGCCGGCATCGACGGAGCCGAGTGGCGCGTCGTCGTCACGCGGAGTACTGATGCGGGAGAGCAGCAGGGCGCAATAAGCGAGAGGCCGCCTGCAAAGGATGCCGCCGACGAGATGAAGGCCTTCGTTGCCGGGGCGGCCGCATATGCCCGGGAGCACGGACGTGACGAAGCGCTTGCCGCGTTCAACAACCCGGACGGGGAATTCGTCAGGGGCGAGCTCTACATCTTCGCCTATGATATGAACGGCACCGTCCTTGCCCTTCCCTTCCAGCAGGCTCTCATCGGCACGGACCGCAGCGGCGTGCATGACTCGAGCGGCGTGGCGTACATCCACAGCATGAGCAGGGCGGCGGCGGAAGGGGGCGGCAGCGTTTACTACGTCTACCCGAACCCGGCGAGGGGGTATGCCGAAGAACTCAAACTCGGGTATGTTCTCCCCGTGGACGGGACATGGTTCGTCGGTTCGGGGATTTACGTCCCGGAGGTCGGGACCGAGTTTAACACACAGGCCAGGGAGACCCTCGTACAGCGGGTGAAGTCCGCAAGAGACTACGCACAGGTACACGGAAAAGAGGCGGCATGCGCCGCGTTCAACGATCTCTCCGGGGACTTCGCCGACGGTGGAGCATATATCTTCGCCTACGGAACGGACGGGACGACGCTTGCCCTGCCCTACCAGTCCGAATTCATCGGGACGAAACGTCTCAGTCTCGAGGACCGGTACGGCGTCCGGGTGATCATGCTCGAGATCGCCGCCGCAGAGGCCGGGGGCGGGTTCGTGTACGTCACCTACTATAACCCGGATACCGGGCTTGACGGGCTGAAACTCTGTTATGTGGCCCCGGTGGACGGGGAGTGGTTCGTCGGCTCAGGCGTATACGCTTGA
- a CDS encoding SAM-dependent methyltransferase, with product MEINELVSISQGALAIMNPTTPEKVLAAGRAAGLRGGSRVVEAGCGNGTILALWGREYGISGLGIEAREDACSRAEETFRAAGLGDRLAVRCMDAREYVPDEPCDCAASIGASHIWGGFAATLDALLGMVSDEGAVVIGDRCWRSDRTPPEFAREWPDVLTEYEILGAVREAGLDVAAVLRSAGDDWDRYESGIWQSVLSWLAENPGHPERDFVIDYLHRIQDEYFGYGREHMGWAIYVLMPGFW from the coding sequence ATGGAGATCAACGAACTCGTCAGCATATCGCAGGGAGCGCTCGCGATCATGAACCCCACGACGCCTGAGAAGGTGCTCGCCGCCGGGCGGGCTGCGGGGCTCCGGGGGGGTTCCCGCGTCGTGGAGGCCGGGTGCGGGAACGGGACGATCCTCGCCCTCTGGGGGCGCGAGTACGGTATATCCGGCCTCGGCATCGAGGCCCGGGAGGATGCCTGCAGCCGGGCGGAGGAGACGTTCCGGGCCGCGGGGCTCGGTGACCGGCTTGCCGTCCGGTGCATGGACGCCCGGGAGTACGTCCCCGACGAACCGTGCGACTGCGCCGCCTCGATCGGGGCGTCCCATATCTGGGGCGGGTTTGCGGCGACGCTCGACGCCCTCCTCGGCATGGTCTCTGACGAGGGGGCCGTCGTCATCGGCGACCGCTGCTGGCGATCCGACCGCACCCCGCCCGAGTTCGCCCGGGAATGGCCCGACGTCCTGACCGAGTACGAGATCCTCGGTGCCGTGCGGGAGGCCGGGCTCGACGTTGCCGCCGTCCTCCGGTCCGCCGGGGACGACTGGGACCGCTATGAGTCGGGGATCTGGCAGTCGGTCCTCTCCTGGCTCGCCGAAAACCCCGGCCACCCCGAACGCGACTTCGTGATCGACTACCTCCACCGCATCCAGGACGAGTACTTCGGCTACGGCCGAGAGCACATGGGCTGGGCGATCTACGTCCTGATGCCCGGGTTCTGGTGA